From the Bacteroidales bacterium genome, one window contains:
- a CDS encoding arsenic efflux protein — translation METFLAILVPIIKQSIMITSFVLVMMLIIEFLNVKSRGNWAKHLKDSPFLQLVFAAFMGVIPGCLGAYTVVSLYAHGIVKFAALVTVMIATSGDEAFVMFSIIPEAALWLNGIIFIIAILVGWLLTVFGKRFDFFCVPPGHLVIHEHEVDSAVLKPRSILENIRNITFTRALLIGGIILFLFALLSGVMGHEQVSFSIVDGQIHKDIADTAHHHFNWIKATFILISVSALAIFLLSSDHFLEDHLWGHVIKKHFLKVLLWTFSALLLVGMLDQFYDVKDWITDNLWLILILAVVIGIIPESGPHFIFIILFFQGMIPFSILLASSIVQDGHGALPLLAESRKSFLVMKAINVAVGLIAGGLGLLIGF, via the coding sequence ATGGAAACATTTCTTGCTATTTTAGTCCCCATCATTAAACAGTCGATTATGATTACCAGCTTTGTTCTGGTAATGATGCTGATAATCGAATTTTTAAATGTTAAATCACGTGGTAACTGGGCTAAGCACTTAAAAGATTCACCTTTTTTACAATTAGTATTTGCTGCTTTTATGGGAGTAATTCCCGGATGTTTAGGAGCTTATACCGTTGTTTCTTTATATGCTCACGGAATTGTGAAATTTGCTGCTCTCGTAACCGTAATGATTGCCACATCAGGAGATGAAGCCTTTGTTATGTTCTCTATTATTCCGGAAGCTGCTCTTTGGCTTAATGGGATTATTTTTATAATTGCAATATTGGTTGGATGGCTTTTAACGGTTTTTGGTAAGCGATTTGATTTCTTTTGTGTGCCTCCCGGACATTTGGTTATTCACGAACACGAAGTAGATTCTGCAGTTCTAAAACCAAGAAGTATACTGGAAAATATACGAAATATTACTTTTACACGAGCATTATTGATTGGCGGAATAATATTATTCCTTTTTGCTTTACTGTCGGGTGTAATGGGTCATGAACAAGTTAGTTTTAGTATAGTTGATGGACAAATTCATAAAGACATTGCAGATACGGCACATCATCATTTTAATTGGATAAAAGCTACTTTTATACTTATTTCTGTTAGTGCTTTGGCTATATTTTTATTGTCGAGCGACCACTTTTTAGAAGATCATCTCTGGGGACATGTAATTAAAAAGCACTTTTTGAAAGTATTGTTGTGGACATTTTCCGCTCTATTGCTTGTAGGCATGCTCGATCAGTTTTACGATGTAAAAGATTGGATAACAGATAATTTGTGGTTGATATTGATATTAGCTGTAGTTATCGGCATAATTCCTGAATCCGGACCTCATTTTATATTTATTATCCTCTTTTTTCAAGGGATGATTCCCTTTAGCATATTACTTGCTAGTTCTATTGTTCAGGATGGACATGGAGCATTACCCTTGCTTGCCGAATCACGTAAAAGTTTTTTGGTCATGAAGGCTATTAATGTAGCAGTGGGTTTAATTGCCGGTGGATTAGGATTATTGATTGGTTTCTAG
- a CDS encoding Nramp family divalent metal transporter, which translates to MNIKVLLKTLGPGLLYAGAAVGVSHLVQSTRAGASYGFELIWVVIAANVIKYPFFEFAPRYATATGKSLVHGYYKTGKWALGIFALLTVSTMFALQAAVTVVTAALLGNIFGITLSANSLTAIILFFTMFVLLSGKFSALDKIIKIIIITLTVSTLIAVIAAFDLKTVDAPSFDWSNATDLAFLIALVGWMPGPIDISTWHSSWTVAKFELSGHKPTLKESLFDFNFGYIGTAFLAMGFVSLGAFVMYGSGKELSANGVEFAGQLINMYTTSLGNWAYWLIAIAALTTMFSTTVTVLDAYPRVMQPTTELLFPALKMKNKKSMLPYTTWMLITIFGTLALLIYFGQSMRFIIDMATTISFVAAPVLAILNYKAVTHSHFPEDLKPKKWLLVYAWIGMVFLSLFSVFYLVWRFML; encoded by the coding sequence ATGAACATAAAAGTTTTGTTGAAGACTCTCGGTCCGGGATTGTTGTATGCCGGAGCTGCTGTGGGAGTTTCTCATTTGGTGCAATCTACAAGAGCAGGAGCCAGTTATGGTTTTGAATTGATTTGGGTGGTAATTGCTGCTAATGTTATAAAGTATCCGTTTTTCGAATTTGCTCCTCGCTATGCAACTGCAACAGGGAAATCCTTAGTGCACGGCTATTATAAAACAGGTAAATGGGCTCTTGGAATATTTGCTCTGTTAACCGTAAGCACTATGTTTGCATTGCAGGCAGCCGTTACCGTAGTTACAGCGGCTTTGTTGGGGAATATTTTTGGTATTACACTTAGTGCTAATAGCTTAACTGCTATAATACTATTTTTTACCATGTTTGTTTTATTAAGCGGAAAATTTTCAGCTCTCGATAAAATAATCAAGATAATTATTATAACTCTTACCGTTTCTACTTTAATAGCAGTAATAGCCGCATTTGATCTTAAAACTGTTGATGCCCCAAGTTTTGATTGGAGTAATGCAACAGATTTAGCTTTTTTAATTGCTTTAGTGGGTTGGATGCCGGGACCCATTGATATTTCAACTTGGCATTCAAGCTGGACAGTTGCTAAGTTTGAACTTAGCGGACATAAACCCACTTTAAAAGAGTCTTTGTTTGATTTTAATTTTGGCTATATAGGTACTGCTTTTCTTGCTATGGGATTTGTATCTTTAGGCGCTTTTGTTATGTATGGTTCGGGAAAAGAGCTTTCGGCTAATGGTGTAGAATTTGCCGGACAGCTTATCAATATGTATACAACATCTTTGGGTAATTGGGCATATTGGCTTATTGCTATTGCAGCTTTAACAACTATGTTTTCTACAACGGTTACTGTTCTTGATGCTTATCCAAGAGTGATGCAGCCTACAACAGAATTGTTGTTTCCTGCTCTGAAAATGAAAAACAAAAAGAGTATGCTTCCTTATACGACTTGGATGTTGATTACTATTTTTGGAACATTGGCATTGCTGATTTATTTTGGTCAATCTATGCGTTTTATTATAGATATGGCGACCACTATTTCTTTTGTTGCAGCACCGGTTTTAGCAATTTTAAATTATAAAGCTGTTACCCATTCGCATTTTCCGGAAGATTTAAAACCTAAAAAATGGTTATTGGTTTATGCGTGGATAGGAATGGTTTTTCTGAGTTTGTTTAGCGTGTTTTATTTGGTTTGGCGTTTTATGTTATAG